The proteins below come from a single Ruegeria sp. THAF33 genomic window:
- a CDS encoding CvpA family protein, translated as MEGFTIIDGVVALIIVLSGLLAYSRGFMREVLAIAGWVAAAVLAFIFAPQAVPLVKEIPVVGDFLRDSCELSVITGFAAVFALALIVVSIFTPLFSSLVQRSALGGLDQALGLFFGIARGILLVAIAFFVYDTVMTGQSYTIVDESRSAKVFEQFSSQIEEQNPEAALGWVTAQYEELVASCTAGNEQPETTAPADG; from the coding sequence ATGGAAGGTTTTACAATAATTGACGGGGTCGTCGCCCTGATCATCGTGCTGTCGGGCTTGCTGGCCTACTCACGTGGCTTCATGCGCGAGGTTCTGGCCATTGCGGGCTGGGTCGCGGCGGCCGTTCTGGCATTCATCTTTGCCCCACAGGCTGTACCGCTGGTCAAAGAAATCCCGGTGGTCGGAGATTTCCTGCGCGACAGCTGTGAACTTTCGGTGATCACCGGCTTTGCAGCCGTCTTTGCCTTGGCTTTGATTGTGGTCAGCATCTTCACACCGCTGTTTTCATCGCTGGTGCAGCGCTCGGCTTTGGGCGGCCTGGATCAGGCGCTGGGGCTGTTCTTCGGCATCGCGCGCGGTATTCTGCTGGTTGCAATCGCCTTCTTTGTCTATGACACGGTCATGACCGGCCAGTCCTATACAATCGTGGACGAAAGCCGCTCGGCCAAAGTGTTCGAGCAGTTCAGCAGCCAGATTGAAGAGCAAAACCCCGAAGCCGCTCTGGGTTGGGTGACTGCACAATACGAGGAACTGGTTGCCAGCTGCACGGCAGGAAACGAACAACCCGAAACCACGGCACCAGCTGACGGGTAA